Within Equus przewalskii isolate Varuska chromosome 9, EquPr2, whole genome shotgun sequence, the genomic segment CCAAGTTGACCCCCACTCACCAGtgccctctcctgctccctctacAGTGCTCTCCTATATTGGACAATGCTAATATGTCACGAGACAGACACATTTCCTTAAATAGTTCTTCAATACCAGTTACTCATTTCAAATCAGAAATtacctgggcatggacttacattTCTATATAGCACTCAGCTATTGCCAGTAGCCAGGGCCCTTCTAAAAGTCATTTGCAGAGTAAGTTGGAGATCCtgcctgcctcttctccctcaaCTCACTCCATCCTCATGTCTTTATCCCTTGTGAGCCCTTCCCCATTCTGTGATTCTTAGAGCCCACTACTACACAGCACTTCTTTCTTTAACCTGATCCCAAATCTGTCATCCTGCCAGCAACCCTATGGACTCAGTCCTCTGTGTGCTAGACACACATTTGTGATAGGGTTGCCCCCTCCCACCAAAATCACCATGCACTTCAACAGCATTTTTTGCCTTTAGATTGTTGGCGTGGAGTGGCAGATGAAGAGGCACCTTCTGAGCAGAGCATTTCTGTAGGAGTGTCACATGTTAGTACTTCCAAGGCAGATTCATCAACCCAGATGCCTCACCCTTGTGACATATGTGGCCCCgtcttgaaagatattttgcaCCTAGGTGAACACCAGGAAACACACCATGGACTGAAACCTTATACATGTGGGGCATGTGGGAGACAATTCTGCTTCAGTGAAAACTTTCACCAGCACCAGAAACAGTACAACGTAGAGAAACCCTTAAGAAGAGACAAAGGCAAGGCCTCATGTGTGAAGAACTGTAGAGTTTGTGAGGACCCTCACTTGTCAGAGAAGCCCTTTACATgtgaggaggagcagaagaaCTTCCAGGCCACTTTGGGTAGTCACCAGCAAAAGGCTACCcacagcaagagaaagaaaaggagcacTGAGAGTGGAGAGGCCTTTCACATTGGACAGATGCATTAtaagtgcagtgaatgtgggaaggccttcaacCGCAAAGACACACTTGTCCAGCACCAGAGAATCCATACTGGAGAAAagccttatgagtgcagtgaatgtgggaaagccttcagtcgAAAAGCCACACTTGTCCAGCACCagagaatccacactggagaaaggccttatgagtgcagcgagtgtgggaaagcctttagtcGTAAAGACAACCTCACTCAGCATaaaagaattcacactggagaaatGCCTTATAAGTGTGGCGAATGTGGAAAATACTTTAGCCATCACTCCAACCTAATCGTACACCAGAGAGTTCACAATGGAGCAAGGCCTTATAAGTGCAACGATTGTGGGAAAGTCTTCAGACACAAATCCACACTTGTTCAGCATGAGAGTATCCACACTGGAGAAAATCCTTATGTTTGCAGTGATTGTGGGAAATCCTTTGGTCACAAATACACCCTTATTAAacaccagagaattcacactgaGGTGAGACCTTTTGAGTGTGTGgaatgtgggaaattctttaGTCGAAGCTCTGACTTTATTGCACACCAAAGAGTTCACACAGGGGAAAGGCCTTTTGTGTGCAGCAAGTGTGGGAAGGATTTCATCAGAACCTCCCACCTTGTTCGGCACCAAaaagttcacactggagaaaggccgtATGagtgcaatgaatgtgggaaagcctatAGCCTAAGCTCCCACCTTATTCGGCACCAGAAAGTTCACACTGCAGGAAGGCTTTAGGGCTGCTTTCAACACAACAGGACTCATAGGTAGAGGACTCATAGGTAGAGGAGCACTGTGATTACCCTTTGAGAGGGAGATGTCAATCAGATGTTGATGTTCATATATCTGAACTTTGACACTAGAGAGATACCTTATGAATGCCAGGTACAAGGGAAGCTTTCAAGGCCTGTGTTGCACTTTGAGACCTGCTCAGGTTCCTTGCCAGATTTGTCAGTGTCAATGCCTGTGGCTAAAACCATCTCAACTCTACCATCTAAGTTACCTTAATATCCTCAGGAAAAGCAgaactttgtttctctttcctgtccCTGGAGGAAATTATAAGAAATCTGAGTTAAATATGGTCCTCATTGCATCCCCACTGACTGGGAAAGGTGTGGACATGACCCATTTTTAGCCAAGAGGGCCTGAGCTATGTTCTGATAGCAGAAAAGGTTTACTTTCTTCATGGACATTTTTGGTCTTGTATGATACTTGTGACAGATTTTTCCAGCCTTCAAGTCACCGAATCTGGAGAACTACTTGCCTCGTTACTCTAATTTGTGCGATAATAAAGACATCATTTAAGCCTCTTTTAATCTTGGAAGTTCTTTTTACCGTTTGGAGTGGTTTGAAAACAACTAGGCACTGCCAAATTGAAGAGGTAAAcactggcgggggtgggggtggggggcctccGACTTTGTGTCCCTCAAATGGAACAGCATGTTGACAGAAAACTCAGTCCAGTTTTGTTGTTAATTTCCATTGCTGACAAAAGCTCCTTAGGTGAAAATTCAGGGCTTTGTGAGCCTGATTTTGTCTAAATTTCAGTTATCACAGGGCCCAGATCTCACATTGAGGAGGGTGCTGTTGTAATAACCTAGAGTGTATTTGGGAGTAGCACACATTGAGTGTCTTGTTTCCAGCTTATGTTTCATATTCCCCAGCAGTGTTGAGGGGAAGCTATTCCTCGGGACCTGCCACGTGCCATATGCCCTGAAGGCCCGAATCTGGTACAGAAGCCACTGGCTATAAGCCCTGCCATGTccaggaaggaaacaaaattgaTACAGAAACACTTGGTATGTATAATTGGGATTGGAGAGAGTGCAGCAAACAAGATTGGATGTGTACATTGTAAAAAACACATCCACAAACACTCTGGTCACTGTGGTTGTATGAGATTAGGATGTATGGAAATTCTCAGGATCTCCAGGGCTGTCACTCCTAGGACTAAGGTCAGTGACAGAGCAAGAAATGTAAAGTTTTCCTCGATTCCTGTGCCTCCCTGTGCTCTTTACCTGATGTCTTTGCTGTGTGGGCAAGGATTCTAGGACTGAGAGTAGAGAGAGACTCTGGTCCAAGGGTATAGATTTTGTGACCACCCAGAATTCCTGGTGACTTACTTGGAAACAGCTTTCATTGTTTGCCAGTTTTTCTTGCTACTGAGGAAGAGGTTCTCTTCACAAGGCTTTTGGAGTGAGAGGGTAGTCACTATAGTCATTGCTTAACAATGAGgaaactttctgagaaatgtgtcattaagcaattttgtcattgtgtaaacatcatagagtgtacttaaacctagatggtgtactacacacctaggctatatggtattgATCTTATTGGACCACTGCAGTATATGAGGTCTGTTGTTGACAGAAATATTGTTACGTGGTACATGACTATATTGATGCTCAAGCTTCTGGTTTTCCAATGGCAGTAGGAAACTCAGACTTTTAGGTGGAATCGTCTTTTATAGTTTCAGAGTAGTCAACATGCAACATACTGCACAtccttaaagtgtacaatttggtaagccttaatatatgtatataaatatatatatatatatatatatatatatgaaatcatcACCCTAGCCATGATGTTGGACATATCCGTCACCCCCAAAGTTACCGCCTTCATAATCCCTCTCTCAAAGCCCTTCCTAATAGTTCCCCACCAATCCCTAGGCAACCATCGATTTACTTTGAATATagataaatttgccttttctagaatttatatggaaccttaaaagtttatttttgtttcctgtcttctatgtaacataattattttaagaatcatACATGTTGTGTGTATGAATAGCTCATTCTCTTTATTGCAGAGTAATAttctgtatggatataccacaatttatcacTTTATCTTAATTGacatttgggggttttttttttctagattctaaatattaaaaataaagctgctgcAAATATTCATGTACTAGTCTTCTTATGGACATTTAGCTTAGGGATTTTCTAATCAAAAGTGTTGAAAGCATGGGCTTGTCTTTTCTTACTGATTATTATAAAGTGTGACAGAGAAGAGATGAATATAGGGAAAACTGTTAAACAGAAAAGACCCAAGACTtgatgatttgggaaattctcagcccaTCTTAATTCAAAAGACATTGAAATTAAGAGATTCATGGTCAAGAAAGCATCTTCTAGAGAAAAAGCTGACGGTGTGGCTGCACAACGTTTTGAAATATCTCGTCAAGATCAGTAGATCAGAATATTGAGTCACAGaaatctcagggccagtcttcctcagcaaaaagagaaggattggcagtagttaactcagggctaatcttcctttaaaaaaaaagaatatccattCCAAGTGAAGGCTGTCTCATAGTAAAGGCTGGAGAAGCCCAGTAGCACCAGTTGTCCTGCCTCTGTAAGTTCCTCTGCATGACAAATTTCTCTCTCAGGTTAGAAACCAGCAACATGTAGACAACACCTCAGAACCAGGGACCCAAATGAAGTTTATCCTCTTTGGTCATGGGGACGTGTTCCCTCTGTGCAGTCAGCCTCAACAGCAGAGTCCCTGGGGCACTCACTGGGACCAAGTGCAAGTCATCAGTGTAATAAGTATCAATGAACTTGTACAACCTGCCCAACAATCATCTTGAATGTATAGGTACAAAGCAATACCAATAATCAGTGTGTGGCTTTGCCCATGAGTCACTGTTGTGCAAGTACTTCAGCAAAACAGCTCAGGCTTGTTCCAGGCCTGCGGACTCAACTCTCACAGAACAGTCTACCCCTGTGACCAATGGCCTTCTTATGTCAAGACAATCAAGTTTAATTGGACAGCAAGCACTTGCCCAATATCATATAATCTGATAGACGATTAAACTCACAGACTATGCATTATGTAATAAACAGTGAGTGATCAGTATGGATTTAAAGAGACAGCTGAAGCATGAAATATTACCAGCAAAAgtgttttccatattttgttcTAATTTTACAATTACTTTGCCTCCTTGATCTACATCTATCTATACTTTATGGTGTATACATGTTGAGCTATTAAGAATGTAACTAATTTATTATTGATCAACTTAAATCTTCTACAGGTCAAGTCTCCTACATAGAGATAGCATCCTGTGAAACGAGAACCGAAAACCAGAGCCACATTAGTATTATTCCATGTAGTCATAGTCCAATCAAACAAATGCTGTCCTATGAGTTTTGAAAGATACTATTAAGCATGAGAACAAGGGAATCATAAAAGTAAAGGATGGAATAATCTATGCcaggaaaatatttatgagaataTAGATGTaatatatcaaaaaagaaaaatccttcttTCAAAACCATGTCATAATTTGGGATAGAGATGATCACTCTCAGGTGATTCAATTTGCTGTGAAAACATGGTAATGCAATACCTGCACCAAAATAGCTTTGCATAGCAAGGGCACAAGGGATAAAacttcctggaggaaatgagCAATCCGAATCTGACCCTGTGCTTGGTCAAATCTCATGTTGATTTGAGCCATCGAtgatctatttttgcttttacaaactGGATTGTAAATACTGTCTTCTCCATAAGTAATAGCGTCCCACTCACTCCTTGGCCGAAAAtgctccctgcctcttccctgtCTCTTACTTTTGTGCAACAGCATCTCAAGGGTATTTTCTGTGCTCCCTGTTTTCATCTCCTGAACTCTGATTTCATTTCTGTGGAATCTCACCCTGTCTTATGACTGATATACCATCTATGATCTAACAGTTCTCAAAGTATGTATTCAGCCTGGCTTCTACTCCCAAATTTCGGACTGATAGCTAATTCCCTAGTTGGCATTATCCTTAGATGTCTAGTAGGCACCTGAGACTGAACAGGTTCATAACCAAACTCCTGATCTTCCCTAAAAACCTATGCCAACTCCAGCCTTCCCTATCCCTTTTGATAGCAACTCAGATTCCACTTGCCCAGGCAAAAAAATCCCAGACTCATCCTTGAATCCTCTGTTTCTCTTCACACTTCACATCTATCCCATAGAATTCCTGTTGGCTTCACTTTCAGAATTTACCAGGGTTTTGACCACTTTTTATCTTCAACCCTGCTCCCTCCAAGTCATCTCGCACCCAGAATCTTCCCTTCCATGGTGTATTCTCAACAGAACAGCTGCGTACCActtctgggctctgggctctgactGCCTATAAAACTAAGCCCTAACTGTTACAGGAGCCCATGGTGCCTGCAAGATTTACCAGTTCTTGCCCCCTGACTCTGTCTCTCAACCCTCTCCTTCTAACTGCCCTTAGATGCATCACGCTGCTTGCTCTTGCCTGGGCATTCCAGGCAGGCTCTTGGGCCTCTGGGCCTCTATACTGgctatttcttctgcctgaaaaCAAGATGTACACACAGCTCAACCCCTCCCCTTCTTCAGTTCTTTACTCAAATATCCTCTAATTCATGAGACCTCTCTCCTTACTATTCTAGCTACGATTGTCACACATCCTACCACAGCACACACCACTCACTATGCTCGTTGTCCACAGTGGCATTCCTTTTTAGCAGAGTAACAAAATTATCTATGTTTCTGTTTGTCATCCTCAACTAGAAAATAAGTTACATGAGGACAAGCTTCTTTACCTGGTTGGTTTCCTGATGTAACCCGTTCACTTACAAAGTCCCTGGCACAGAGGACTTGCTTACCACGTGTGTGCTAGAGCAAAACATGAGTGGTTTTTACCCTCTGGCaactttttcctgtctttctctctccctctctctctctctctctcacgcacacacacaccccccaaggCTGTTATTGTAGGTTTCTTGGGagtcaaaaaataattttgaggaaaGGAATAAAGCCACTCAGGATGGGCAGGAATCAGCATGCATTCTCTGCTTCATTCTCTTGCTCCTTAGACCTGTGTCATCTGCTGGCCTTCCCATGACACCGTATCATTTTTTAGACACCCAAAATAAAACTTTCCTGTAGTTATTTCTGTTCACTTCATCTCTTGGATAATTTTACTAACAAACATTAACTGCTGTCAGTGTTGTGCACAAATCACAGTTGTTTTTCAGACATAATCTCAAATCCCTATGCAGATACCATGAGCTCTAAGCATAGTTACAGGTGAAATGATAATCACTCCCCAGCAGGGGGATGAGCTCACTGAGTCTCAAACCCTTATCTTAGTGTCCAGTGACCCCTTTCCAACCAGCATGGATGCTGCCCCTGCAGTCACTGCCCTGGCATCAAACATCAATTCGGTaagtaggtatttttttttcaaataactgtTAGGCTCTTAGAAGGAAGAGAATCCATCTCATCGTCTTATATTTCCAGTGGGAAATAGTATATGGATGAAACAGTTCTGCTTCATCCAACAGTTCATGATGAAACACGAACACAAATAAACAGGCGGGAGGGAGGTGTTCTGAGGGATTCAGAGGAATGCTGTTGACCATGCCTCACTCCTCTGGGGCTGCCTGGCGTCCCCCCTCCATCTTTCTGTGGCCTGAAATCTCTTCTACCATGTCACTGACAAACCCACTGACATTGAAACTATTTCCTCTAAACCTCTTCTCTATAGGGACATGAAGGGCAATAAGATAACATAGCCAGTGGCTAGTGCTGGCATTTGGTTTCTTCTCCTCTGGGAGCCAGTTGCGCTTAATTGGTCTGTAGTAGAGCGTCTCCAAATTTCCACCCTCCGTGGACAATAGTATGCTTTCATCTCTGCTGTACAGAAATGTCTCATTGAAGGAAAAGTGACTAAAAGACTACAGTTTTTAAATGTGCTTTGATATTCCTATTCATTTAGTAATATAGTAACGTATCAGCGCTCAGACACCTCAGCTTCTCTGCATCAGCGGGGACTCTGAGAGTCACCACAGCTGTCCACCCACCATTAATAAGATGGTTTGTTATTCTGGCATTCAAAATTCTAACCAGCTATGTGCTTTACCCTTTTCCCGTGAGCAGGATGCTCTTAATGAGGCTATCC encodes:
- the LOC103553599 gene encoding zinc finger protein 134-like isoform X1, with amino-acid sequence MTLATAGGAWTGFDCWRGVADEEAPSEQSISVGVSHVSTSKADSSTQMPHPCDICGPVLKDILHLGEHQETHHGLKPYTCGACGRQFCFSENFHQHQKQYNVEKPLRRDKGKASCVKNCRVCEDPHLSEKPFTCEEEQKNFQATLGSHQQKATHSKRKKRSTESGEAFHIGQMHYKCSECGKAFNRKDTLVQHQRIHTGEKPYECSECGKAFSRKATLVQHQRIHTGERPYECSECGKAFSRKDNLTQHKRIHTGEMPYKCGECGKYFSHHSNLIVHQRVHNGARPYKCNDCGKVFRHKSTLVQHESIHTGENPYVCSDCGKSFGHKYTLIKHQRIHTEVRPFECVECGKFFSRSSDFIAHQRVHTGERPFVCSKCGKDFIRTSHLVRHQKVHTGERPYECNECGKAYSLSSHLIRHQKVHTAGRL